A region from the Prosthecobacter algae genome encodes:
- a CDS encoding Glu/Leu/Phe/Val dehydrogenase — protein MSTSVYDSPVFHMACHQFDLVADFLEIPESLRDRLKMPRRALTVSIPVRRDDGSTTVFTGYRVQHHLTLGPTKGGIRFHPDVTMGEVAALAMWMSWKCALTGLPYGGAKGGVCCDPSQLSAGELERLTRRYTQELIPFIGPQLDVPAPDMGTNEQVMAWIMDTYSLQIGHCVPGVVTGKPVGLGGSLGRRESTGRGVAYLVSRAMDTLGMRAEGATAVIQGYGNVGSVAATSLAKQGVKILAVSDAYGGIHNAAGLDLTALNDHVARTRTVVGFPGAEAVTNSELLLIPCDILIPAALERQITGENAAKIQCRILAEGANGPTTPEADLILEQRPEIFLIPDILCNSGGVIVSYFEWVQDLQSFFWGEGEVMDKLFRILEQSFTQTLQFHRKRQVSMRFAALSLGIKRVWEAKQTRGLYP, from the coding sequence ATGAGCACCTCCGTTTACGACTCCCCTGTGTTTCACATGGCCTGCCATCAATTTGACCTGGTGGCTGATTTCCTCGAAATCCCTGAAAGTCTTCGGGACCGCCTGAAGATGCCCCGCCGGGCACTGACAGTTTCCATCCCTGTCCGCCGCGATGATGGCAGCACCACCGTCTTTACCGGCTACCGCGTGCAGCATCACCTGACCCTTGGGCCAACCAAGGGCGGTATCCGCTTTCATCCCGATGTGACCATGGGAGAGGTGGCCGCGCTGGCCATGTGGATGAGCTGGAAATGCGCCCTCACAGGATTGCCATACGGAGGTGCCAAAGGAGGCGTCTGCTGTGATCCCAGCCAGCTCTCCGCCGGTGAACTGGAAAGGCTGACCCGCCGCTACACGCAGGAACTGATCCCATTCATCGGCCCTCAATTGGACGTGCCTGCTCCAGACATGGGGACCAATGAGCAGGTGATGGCCTGGATCATGGACACCTATTCACTCCAGATTGGCCACTGCGTGCCTGGGGTGGTCACCGGCAAGCCCGTAGGCCTGGGCGGCTCACTCGGACGTCGCGAGTCAACTGGACGCGGCGTGGCCTACCTGGTGTCCCGAGCCATGGACACCCTAGGCATGCGGGCCGAAGGAGCCACCGCTGTGATTCAGGGATATGGAAATGTCGGCTCTGTCGCGGCCACCTCATTGGCCAAACAAGGCGTGAAGATCCTGGCTGTCAGCGATGCCTACGGCGGCATTCACAATGCTGCCGGGCTGGATCTCACCGCCCTCAATGACCATGTGGCGAGGACTCGGACTGTCGTCGGCTTCCCGGGGGCAGAGGCCGTGACCAATTCGGAACTCTTACTCATTCCCTGCGATATCCTCATCCCTGCGGCCTTGGAACGACAGATCACCGGTGAAAATGCGGCCAAGATCCAATGTCGGATTCTGGCCGAGGGTGCCAATGGGCCGACCACCCCTGAAGCCGACCTCATCCTGGAACAGCGCCCGGAGATCTTCCTGATCCCGGACATCCTCTGCAACAGCGGTGGCGTGATCGTTTCCTACTTTGAGTGGGTGCAGGACCTCCAGAGCTTTTTCTGGGGCGAGGGCGAGGTGATGGACAAACTGTTCCGCATCCTGGAACAGTCCTTCACCCAGACTTTGCAGTTTCATCGCAAACGCCAAGTCTCCATGCGCTTTGCGGCGCTCAGCCTGGGCATCAAGCGGGTCTGGGAGGCCAAACAGACGCGCGGTTTATATCCTTGA
- a CDS encoding cation diffusion facilitator family transporter, with the protein MSQNQVAIKAVAWSIALNAVLACIKVSVGIAGHSYALIADGIESVNDIFVSLMVLVGLKVAEKPPDKNHPYGHGRAEQLAGLFSALSLLLAGGTIAYHSIHNILHRHSSPAWFTLPVLVLVIVVKEGLSRYAMRKSDETMSTALKGDAWHHRADAITSGAALVGISIALIGGDGFEMADDVAALVGCIIIFINGGQLFKATLHETMDGAAQEDLYLEARAIGAAVPGVCMIEKLRMKKSGLGYHMDIHVQVNGSLSVHEGHRIGHDVQRALLASDRRFLDVIVHVEPYGHHDEHDHQGS; encoded by the coding sequence ATGAGCCAAAACCAGGTCGCCATCAAAGCCGTCGCATGGAGCATTGCGCTCAATGCGGTGCTGGCGTGCATCAAGGTCAGCGTGGGCATTGCCGGGCACTCCTATGCGCTTATCGCAGATGGCATCGAGTCGGTGAATGACATCTTTGTTTCGCTGATGGTGCTGGTGGGGCTGAAGGTGGCTGAAAAACCACCGGACAAAAATCACCCCTATGGCCATGGCAGGGCGGAGCAGCTTGCCGGCCTGTTTTCCGCGCTGTCCCTGCTGCTGGCCGGGGGAACCATTGCCTACCACAGCATTCATAACATCCTGCACCGACACTCTTCCCCCGCGTGGTTCACGCTGCCGGTGCTGGTGCTGGTGATCGTGGTCAAGGAAGGCCTGTCCCGCTATGCCATGCGGAAGAGTGATGAGACGATGAGCACGGCCCTCAAGGGAGATGCGTGGCATCACCGGGCGGATGCCATCACCTCGGGCGCAGCTCTGGTGGGCATCAGCATCGCCCTCATCGGTGGGGATGGCTTTGAGATGGCCGATGATGTGGCCGCGCTGGTGGGCTGCATCATCATTTTCATCAATGGGGGGCAGCTTTTCAAAGCCACCCTGCATGAGACCATGGATGGAGCGGCACAGGAAGATCTGTACCTGGAAGCCCGGGCCATCGGGGCCGCGGTACCGGGCGTGTGCATGATCGAAAAACTGCGCATGAAAAAATCCGGCCTGGGCTATCACATGGACATTCATGTGCAGGTGAATGGCAGCCTGAGCGTGCATGAGGGCCACCGCATCGGCCACGATGTGCAGCGTGCGCTGCTGGCCTCCGACCGCCGCTTTCTGGATGTCATCGTACACGTGGAGCCCTACGGCCACCATGACGAGCATGATCATCAGGGCTCATAG
- the rpsT gene encoding 30S ribosomal protein S20, which translates to MANIRSSEKDIRKTAKRTAANQSVKSRIRTLRKKVLSAIEKGDAAAANTSLSEFSAATDKASKTKVLHKNTSSRLKSRLALKVGALTKKA; encoded by the coding sequence ATGGCTAACATCCGCTCTTCAGAAAAAGACATCCGCAAGACCGCCAAGCGCACGGCGGCCAACCAATCCGTGAAGAGCCGCATCCGCACGCTTCGCAAGAAAGTGCTCAGCGCGATTGAAAAGGGCGATGCCGCCGCTGCCAACACCAGCCTGAGCGAATTCTCCGCCGCTACGGACAAAGCCTCCAAGACCAAGGTGCTTCACAAGAACACCTCCTCCCGTCTGAAGAGCCGCCTGGCTCTCAAAGTGGGTGCCCTCACCAAGAAAGCCTAA
- a CDS encoding AraC family transcriptional regulator — MKALPAATADLLAFLATQKAEIFDLSGRIDSRRYLGRRFPEPLPLIMSLQQYPGYRRMVGENWMHWHDYYEFFVALSGRGDFRSGNDRFLFDPGDVVIVDPLKIHGVMRMDAAHTAFVILFPAHLVAQAGAVVDQGFLLPWDRRRAGVLPLLKADNPQAPAVHEALLRLAQSWFQAEVGEERWVALKFHFMAVLFQMRQAFAAASSQSIPTTDRAVREERLRRSLDYVSLHAHESLSQPEAARAAGMSTSRFRAFFKETTGWGFAQYVRELRVERAAKLLRETDDSVATIAHMTGFADQSHLLRCFKGKHGDAPLAYRQRHRS; from the coding sequence ATGAAAGCACTGCCTGCTGCGACAGCGGATCTGCTGGCGTTTTTAGCGACTCAAAAGGCGGAGATCTTTGACCTTTCTGGGCGCATTGATTCACGGCGTTATCTGGGGCGGCGGTTCCCTGAGCCGCTGCCTTTGATCATGAGCCTGCAGCAGTATCCGGGCTACCGCCGCATGGTGGGGGAAAACTGGATGCACTGGCATGACTACTATGAGTTCTTTGTGGCCTTGAGCGGCCGAGGGGACTTTCGCAGTGGCAATGATCGCTTCCTTTTTGACCCGGGTGATGTGGTCATCGTGGATCCATTGAAGATCCACGGGGTCATGCGCATGGATGCAGCCCATACGGCCTTCGTCATCTTGTTTCCTGCCCATCTGGTGGCGCAGGCTGGGGCTGTGGTGGACCAGGGCTTTCTGCTGCCCTGGGACCGTCGCCGTGCAGGGGTGCTGCCGCTCCTGAAGGCGGACAATCCGCAGGCTCCTGCCGTGCATGAGGCCCTGTTGCGCCTAGCTCAATCTTGGTTCCAGGCGGAGGTCGGAGAGGAGAGATGGGTGGCTTTGAAATTCCATTTCATGGCCGTTTTGTTCCAGATGCGGCAGGCCTTTGCCGCAGCCTCCAGCCAAAGCATTCCCACCACTGACCGCGCGGTGCGGGAGGAGCGGCTGCGCCGATCACTGGACTACGTTTCACTGCATGCGCATGAGTCCCTTTCCCAGCCTGAAGCGGCGCGCGCAGCGGGCATGAGCACCAGTCGTTTTCGAGCCTTTTTCAAAGAGACCACTGGCTGGGGTTTTGCCCAGTATGTTCGGGAACTGCGGGTGGAGCGTGCGGCCAAGCTGCTGCGCGAGACAGATGACTCTGTGGCCACCATTGCGCACATGACTGGCTTTGCGGACCAGAGCCATCTGCTGCGCTGTTTTAAGGGCAAGCATGGAGATGCACCACTGGCCTATCGTCAGCGCCATCGCTCTTAA
- the rpoN gene encoding RNA polymerase factor sigma-54: MADQGLYQTQTQKLAIGPQMQQSLQILQAPTLELRQIIQQEIEINPVLELEAPEVSLEDAVPDDPDDRDGGERDELDVMSQMDEEWREYWAQSRMQTTNRSAEDQERWQFLMDSIVAPTTLQEHLVTQLRTAEITDPLLVKNVEFLIGSLDDRGFLNSSVEDMSLLQGIPIDDLHAAKAVLMSFDPVGVGSDDLRECLIVQLERLGKKHSLAHRLVEQYLEDLANKRYPILARKLGVPLEQVSRAADFISTLDPRPASRFNPSSNNYVSPDIIVERQGGEWVPVMNNDDLPSLRLSNAYKDLLGQASSSGEVRNYIRDKIRSGKFLIRSIHQRQQTIHKIATQILAHQREFLDKGTSFLRPLNMAQVADEVGVHETTVSRAISGKYMATPYGVFELKFFFSHGVKTDSGEDLSNTSVKNAIADLIKTETKAKPLSDDKLAKLLDKQGIKVARRTVAKYREALGILPSHLRKSFS, translated from the coding sequence ATGGCAGATCAAGGACTTTACCAAACCCAGACCCAAAAGCTCGCCATCGGCCCCCAGATGCAGCAGAGCCTGCAGATTCTGCAGGCTCCGACGCTGGAGCTGAGGCAAATCATCCAGCAGGAGATCGAGATCAATCCAGTGCTGGAGCTTGAGGCTCCTGAAGTGTCTCTGGAGGATGCTGTGCCGGATGATCCCGATGATCGTGACGGGGGGGAGCGGGACGAGCTGGATGTGATGTCCCAGATGGATGAGGAGTGGCGTGAATACTGGGCGCAAAGCCGCATGCAGACCACGAACCGATCTGCGGAAGACCAGGAGCGCTGGCAGTTCCTCATGGACTCCATTGTGGCTCCCACGACCCTGCAGGAGCATCTGGTGACGCAGCTACGCACGGCGGAAATCACCGATCCTCTGCTGGTCAAAAATGTGGAGTTTCTGATCGGCAGCCTGGATGACCGGGGCTTTCTAAATTCCTCGGTGGAGGACATGAGCTTGCTGCAGGGCATTCCTATTGATGACCTCCATGCGGCCAAGGCGGTACTGATGTCGTTTGACCCCGTGGGGGTCGGTTCCGATGACTTGCGTGAATGCCTCATCGTGCAACTGGAGCGGCTGGGTAAAAAGCACAGCCTGGCGCACCGGCTGGTGGAGCAATATCTCGAAGACCTCGCCAACAAACGTTACCCCATCCTGGCGAGGAAGCTGGGCGTGCCTTTGGAGCAGGTGTCTCGTGCGGCGGATTTCATCAGCACGCTGGACCCGCGACCTGCCTCCCGTTTCAACCCCAGCAGCAACAATTACGTGAGCCCTGACATCATTGTCGAGCGGCAGGGCGGTGAATGGGTGCCGGTGATGAACAATGACGACCTGCCCAGCCTGCGTCTCAGCAATGCCTACAAGGATTTGCTCGGGCAGGCCAGCAGCAGCGGCGAGGTGCGTAACTACATCCGCGACAAGATCCGCAGCGGGAAGTTTCTCATCCGCTCCATTCATCAGCGCCAGCAGACGATTCACAAGATCGCTACCCAGATCCTGGCCCACCAGCGGGAGTTTTTGGACAAGGGGACCAGCTTTCTACGACCGCTCAACATGGCGCAGGTGGCGGATGAAGTGGGGGTCCATGAGACCACGGTCAGCCGTGCCATCTCTGGCAAGTACATGGCCACGCCCTATGGCGTTTTTGAGCTCAAGTTCTTTTTCAGCCACGGCGTGAAGACGGATTCTGGCGAGGACCTCAGCAACACCAGTGTCAAAAACGCCATCGCCGATCTCATCAAGACTGAGACCAAGGCCAAGCCGCTGAGTGATGACAAGCTGGCCAAGCTGCTGGACAAGCAGGGCATCAAAGTCGCACGCCGCACCGTGGCCAAGTATCGCGAGGCTCTGGGCATCCTTCCCAGCCACCTGCGCAAGTCCTTCTCATAA
- a CDS encoding SMI1/KNR4 family protein, which produces MTEADIAKIESALGLTLPPDYRCFLTGEAELDGDMDDTTALREADSIIESTLEYRQGFAGLPPWPQHWLYVGDEADACPYVLDCQNGRLLRTDKGNLHRPLLDEYPSFADFAASRENTAIEIDDTPDTWRERIRSWLVMAAALLLVFVVLPAVAFSIKLLYRWLIYGEVPRYEP; this is translated from the coding sequence ATGACGGAAGCCGACATCGCCAAAATCGAATCCGCCCTGGGGCTGACGTTGCCGCCAGACTATCGCTGTTTTCTCACAGGGGAGGCAGAGCTGGATGGCGACATGGATGACACCACCGCGCTGCGTGAGGCAGACTCGATCATTGAGTCCACGCTGGAGTATCGCCAGGGTTTTGCCGGGCTGCCGCCCTGGCCTCAGCATTGGCTGTATGTGGGTGATGAGGCCGATGCCTGCCCCTACGTGCTCGATTGTCAAAACGGTCGGCTCCTGCGCACAGACAAGGGAAATCTCCATCGCCCTCTGCTGGATGAATACCCGTCTTTTGCGGACTTTGCGGCCAGCCGTGAAAACACAGCGATTGAGATAGATGACACGCCTGACACCTGGCGGGAAAGGATACGTAGTTGGCTGGTGATGGCAGCCGCTCTGCTGCTGGTTTTTGTGGTGCTGCCAGCAGTGGCCTTCAGCATCAAGCTTCTCTATCGCTGGCTCATCTATGGGGAGGTGCCACGCTATGAGCCCTGA
- a CDS encoding YihY/virulence factor BrkB family protein: MKWKRLRQNRVLNLLYQAVCNWIDDGALQLSAALAYYSVFSMAPLLIIAVSISGLVFGEDAVRGQLEAQLQNYVGDRVAGTVQQLVQSAARPNQGWMNATTGFVILLVGASSVFAQLKDALNTVWGVKETKWRGFMNFIMTRLLSFGMVLVIGFLLLISLFLSTAVAGLSKYVSFVFGVPVEVWGIVGMIISLMLVTLLFAIIFKVLPDVAVRWRDVWVAAAMTAVLFEVGKHGLSYYLGRESVTSSYGAAGSLVLLLLWVYYASCLLLFGAEFSQVYSRTVSPDVIEDPEEMPPKKRPGDLDAEPLKKHGDRKPW; this comes from the coding sequence ATGAAGTGGAAGCGCCTCCGGCAGAACCGCGTATTGAACTTGCTCTATCAGGCGGTGTGCAACTGGATTGATGACGGCGCACTGCAGCTCAGCGCCGCCTTGGCCTACTACTCGGTTTTTTCCATGGCCCCATTGCTGATCATCGCCGTCAGCATCTCTGGCTTAGTCTTCGGTGAAGATGCCGTCCGGGGCCAGTTGGAGGCACAGTTGCAAAACTATGTGGGAGACCGCGTGGCGGGCACCGTACAGCAACTGGTGCAAAGTGCCGCCCGCCCGAATCAGGGTTGGATGAATGCTACCACAGGCTTTGTCATCCTTTTGGTGGGGGCCTCCAGTGTCTTCGCGCAGTTGAAGGATGCCTTGAACACCGTCTGGGGTGTCAAAGAAACCAAGTGGCGCGGCTTCATGAATTTTATCATGACTCGCCTGCTGAGCTTCGGCATGGTTTTGGTCATCGGCTTTCTGCTGCTGATCTCGCTCTTCCTCAGCACCGCCGTGGCAGGCCTCAGCAAATACGTCAGTTTCGTCTTTGGCGTGCCGGTGGAGGTCTGGGGCATCGTGGGGATGATCATCTCGTTGATGCTGGTCACCCTGCTGTTTGCCATCATCTTCAAGGTGCTGCCCGATGTGGCCGTGAGATGGCGGGACGTCTGGGTGGCCGCTGCCATGACCGCCGTGCTCTTTGAAGTGGGAAAGCACGGGCTCAGCTATTATCTGGGCCGTGAAAGCGTGACCTCCAGCTACGGAGCCGCAGGCTCGCTGGTGCTGCTTCTGCTCTGGGTCTATTACGCCTCCTGCCTGCTGCTCTTCGGGGCCGAATTCAGCCAGGTTTACTCCCGTACCGTCAGTCCTGACGTCATCGAAGACCCCGAAGAAATGCCTCCCAAAAAACGTCCAGGCGATCTGGATGCCGAACCTCTGAAAAAACACGGCGACCGCAAGCCGTGGTGA
- a CDS encoding sialidase family protein, whose protein sequence is MLKTFLFSTLLSISAHAATPFLEKTDVFEGGKGAALYRIPGIVVTSKGTVLAYAEARIHDSKDWGEIEVHLRRSMDGGKTWDKARHIAHLAERAEGNPRKKEGGEKEQTVNNPVAIVDTNGTIHFLYCLNYARCFYMSSSDDGLTFSSPKEITAAFEGFKPRCPWNVLATGPGHGIQMKNGRLVVPVWLAYGPKPGDHAPSMAGTLYSDDHGQTWKAGDIAVPNEGEFANPNETTLALLADGRVMLNSRSVSQASRRLITTSADGATGWSTPRFDSALWEPICMGSLTALPQKPGTLVFANPHTQKLDAAGQPIPGGRGLRENLSIKLSANDGQTWEVNKTLESGKSAYSDLAVLPDGTILCFYERDSRLTVARFNEAWVRQPAR, encoded by the coding sequence ATGCTAAAGACCTTTCTGTTCAGCACCCTGCTCTCCATTTCAGCCCACGCGGCCACGCCTTTCCTGGAAAAAACGGATGTCTTTGAAGGCGGTAAAGGCGCTGCCCTCTACCGTATTCCCGGCATCGTCGTCACCAGCAAAGGCACGGTGCTGGCCTATGCGGAGGCCCGCATCCACGACAGCAAGGACTGGGGCGAGATCGAGGTGCATCTGCGCCGCAGCATGGATGGCGGCAAGACCTGGGACAAGGCCCGTCACATTGCTCACCTGGCAGAACGTGCCGAGGGCAATCCACGCAAAAAAGAGGGCGGCGAAAAAGAACAGACCGTGAACAACCCCGTGGCCATTGTGGACACGAACGGCACGATCCACTTCCTTTATTGCCTGAACTATGCACGCTGCTTTTACATGAGCAGCAGCGATGACGGCCTAACATTCAGTTCGCCCAAAGAAATTACCGCTGCTTTTGAAGGTTTCAAACCACGCTGCCCCTGGAATGTCCTGGCGACGGGTCCGGGCCACGGCATCCAGATGAAAAACGGTCGGCTCGTGGTGCCCGTGTGGCTGGCCTACGGCCCGAAGCCAGGCGACCACGCCCCCTCCATGGCCGGAACCCTTTACAGTGATGATCACGGCCAAACCTGGAAGGCAGGCGATATCGCCGTGCCGAATGAAGGCGAATTTGCCAACCCGAATGAAACCACCCTGGCCTTGCTCGCGGACGGGCGCGTAATGCTCAACTCCCGCAGCGTCTCCCAGGCCAGCCGCCGACTCATCACCACCAGCGCGGACGGAGCCACGGGCTGGAGCACACCGCGTTTTGACAGTGCCCTGTGGGAACCCATCTGCATGGGCAGCCTGACCGCCCTGCCGCAAAAACCAGGCACCCTGGTCTTTGCCAATCCTCATACGCAGAAGCTGGATGCTGCAGGCCAACCCATCCCGGGCGGGCGCGGCCTGCGCGAGAACCTTTCCATCAAGCTCAGTGCTAATGATGGGCAGACCTGGGAAGTGAACAAGACGCTCGAATCTGGCAAGAGCGCCTATTCAGACCTCGCCGTGCTACCAGATGGCACCATCCTTTGCTTTTACGAACGAGACAGCCGCCTGACGGTCGCGCGCTTTAATGAAGCCTGGGTCCGGCAGCCTGCCCGCTGA
- a CDS encoding NIPSNAP family protein, with protein MTRRRLFPIFSSLLIACSAATALPAKAEVYEMRIYTTNEGKLDALLARFRDHTCRLFEKHGITNVGYWVPLAKADGADTTLIYILKHESVEGAKAAFANFGKDPEWQAARKASEEGGKILAKPPESLFLSSTDYSPPVKIGTAEGGRVFELRTYTTPPGKLDALHARFKNHTMALFSKHGMNHVAYWVPAAGQKDEGSKLVYILSHASHEAGLASFTAFRADPAWIKAKGESEKDGSLTLPQPDGVKSIYMRATDFSPIR; from the coding sequence ATGACCCGCCGCCGACTTTTCCCCATTTTCAGTTCCCTCCTCATCGCCTGTTCCGCAGCCACTGCCCTGCCAGCCAAAGCCGAGGTCTATGAGATGCGCATCTATACCACCAACGAGGGCAAGCTGGATGCTTTGCTGGCCCGGTTCCGCGACCACACCTGCCGTCTTTTTGAAAAGCATGGCATCACCAATGTAGGCTACTGGGTCCCCCTGGCCAAGGCCGATGGGGCTGACACGACGCTGATCTACATCCTGAAGCATGAAAGCGTGGAAGGGGCCAAGGCCGCCTTCGCCAACTTTGGCAAAGATCCCGAATGGCAGGCCGCCCGCAAAGCCAGCGAAGAAGGAGGCAAAATCCTCGCTAAGCCCCCGGAATCCCTGTTTTTGAGCAGCACCGACTATTCGCCGCCGGTCAAAATCGGCACGGCAGAGGGCGGCCGAGTTTTTGAACTGCGCACCTACACCACGCCTCCAGGCAAGCTGGATGCCTTACACGCCCGATTCAAAAACCATACCATGGCCCTTTTTAGCAAGCACGGGATGAACCATGTCGCCTACTGGGTCCCGGCAGCAGGGCAGAAAGATGAAGGCTCCAAGCTGGTGTACATCCTTTCCCACGCCAGCCATGAAGCGGGACTGGCCTCCTTCACCGCCTTTCGGGCAGATCCAGCCTGGATCAAGGCGAAGGGTGAAAGTGAGAAAGACGGCTCACTGACTTTGCCGCAGCCAGATGGGGTCAAAAGCATCTACATGCGTGCCACAGATTTTTCTCCTATTCGCTAA
- a CDS encoding aldo/keto reductase has protein sequence MIPRVSLSPQGPAFSRLVYGTWRFLDDPATAHSDDLLKRLHACLDLGVTTLDTAEIYGLYRVEEFIGQTLKKEPGLREKFEIVTKSGIYVPCDFHPDRKVAHYNATAARIVKSAEKSLRLLGTDYIDLLLVHRPDWLTSADETAEGLNRLLKDGKIRSAGVSNYNVHQFELLNSRMDQPLVTNQIEFSLLHMDPIYDGTADQCQKLGIKPMAWSPLAKGALMNPQDPAGARLLKKAVELSPKYGNATLDQLAYAWILAHPSQPLPIIGTNKLERLIATAQAADIRLEREDWYGLWEAAQGHGVP, from the coding sequence ATGATTCCCCGTGTTTCTCTCTCCCCCCAAGGTCCTGCTTTTTCCCGTCTCGTTTATGGCACTTGGCGCTTTCTGGATGATCCCGCGACTGCACACTCGGACGATCTTCTGAAGCGTCTCCATGCCTGCCTGGACTTGGGAGTTACCACGCTGGACACTGCTGAAATCTACGGACTTTATCGCGTCGAGGAATTCATCGGCCAGACCTTAAAAAAGGAGCCAGGCCTGCGCGAGAAATTTGAGATCGTCACCAAGTCTGGTATCTACGTGCCTTGTGATTTTCACCCGGACCGGAAGGTGGCCCATTACAATGCTACGGCAGCCCGGATCGTGAAGAGTGCGGAGAAATCGCTGCGGCTGCTGGGGACGGATTACATTGATCTGCTCCTGGTGCATCGTCCAGACTGGCTGACTTCAGCCGATGAAACGGCGGAAGGCCTGAACCGCCTGCTCAAGGATGGGAAGATCCGCAGTGCCGGCGTATCCAACTACAACGTTCATCAGTTTGAGCTGCTGAATTCGCGAATGGACCAGCCGCTGGTCACCAACCAGATTGAATTCAGCCTGCTGCACATGGACCCGATCTATGACGGCACGGCAGACCAGTGCCAGAAGCTGGGCATCAAGCCGATGGCATGGTCTCCGCTGGCCAAAGGAGCACTCATGAATCCTCAAGACCCGGCGGGTGCTCGTTTGCTAAAAAAGGCGGTGGAGCTGTCTCCCAAGTACGGGAATGCCACTTTGGACCAGCTAGCCTATGCCTGGATTTTGGCTCATCCGTCCCAGCCCTTGCCCATCATTGGCACAAACAAGCTGGAGCGGCTCATCGCCACGGCCCAGGCCGCAGACATCCGGCTGGAGCGGGAAGACTGGTATGGCCTCTGGGAGGCCGCGCAGGGCCATGGCGTTCCTTGA
- a CDS encoding alpha/beta hydrolase — MKLLFLAVSLLLTSLPTLAQTIPPHTKTGDVVYGRKFGFALTLDVYQPEKPNGCAIIYMVSGGWVSGYSPNTPPIYAPFLERGYTVFSVRHACQPKFTIQEITQDIHRAIRYIRHHAKTWNLDPEKFGISGGSAGGHLSLTMGVQGGPGNPESKDPVDRESSAIQAIACLYPPTDFLNYGKSGEDAVGVGILKNYKAAFGPESDTPEGRQRLGREVSPIYRVSAKLSPTFIIHGDKDELVPIQQAETFVARATAAGVVAKLVVKPGAAHGWPDRQPDYNQFADWFDEHLRGLKK; from the coding sequence ATGAAACTGCTTTTCCTTGCCGTCTCCCTCCTGCTCACCAGCCTGCCCACCCTGGCGCAGACCATCCCACCGCACACAAAGACAGGCGATGTGGTCTATGGCCGCAAGTTCGGCTTTGCCCTGACGCTGGATGTTTACCAGCCGGAGAAACCGAACGGCTGCGCCATCATCTACATGGTCAGCGGTGGCTGGGTCTCCGGTTATTCCCCCAACACTCCGCCCATCTATGCCCCCTTTCTGGAGCGCGGCTACACAGTCTTTTCCGTGCGCCACGCCTGCCAGCCGAAGTTCACCATTCAGGAGATCACCCAGGACATCCATCGCGCCATCCGTTACATCCGTCACCATGCCAAAACCTGGAATCTTGACCCTGAGAAATTCGGCATCAGCGGTGGCAGCGCCGGGGGCCATCTTTCCCTGACGATGGGCGTCCAGGGAGGGCCAGGAAACCCGGAGTCCAAAGACCCGGTGGACCGCGAGAGCAGTGCCATCCAGGCCATTGCCTGCTTGTATCCGCCAACGGATTTTCTGAACTATGGCAAGTCCGGCGAAGATGCCGTGGGTGTGGGCATTTTGAAAAACTACAAGGCCGCCTTCGGCCCTGAATCAGACACACCGGAAGGCCGCCAGCGTCTGGGCAGGGAAGTCTCTCCGATCTACCGTGTTTCTGCCAAGCTGTCCCCCACCTTCATCATCCACGGTGACAAGGATGAGCTGGTGCCGATCCAGCAGGCGGAAACCTTTGTGGCCCGTGCCACCGCCGCAGGTGTGGTTGCCAAACTTGTTGTTAAACCAGGCGCTGCCCATGGCTGGCCTGACCGCCAGCCCGACTACAACCAGTTTGCCGATTGGTTTGACGAGCATCTGCGTGGTCTGAAAAAATAG